In Pseudomonas deceptionensis, a single window of DNA contains:
- a CDS encoding efflux RND transporter periplasmic adaptor subunit has translation MALALSACDKSPAAETKAPLAKVRTEVIATAPLTVNNELSGRVVAPRVAQVSARVAGVVLKRVYTEGSEVKQGDVLFLIDPAPFKADLDSAQAALSKARAVALQAKLQDQRYTELIDINAISRQDHDNARAAAQQANADVAANLAAVQRAKLNLGYATVTAPISGRIGRALVTEGALVGQGEVTPMARIQQLNPIHVDLTQSTRDLDNLREAFRAGELQQVGKQQAKATLIRENGSLYPLPGKLLFTDVTVDPSTGQIILRSEFPNPDYDLLPGSFVRVRLEQAVNKEGISVPQRAILRDSAGIAQVLLLDVENRVQLQPVQLGSAHNDRWTVNAGLKAGDRIVIEGVQHARPGEQVQIDDPTLPLAHSTDQ, from the coding sequence ATGGCTCTGGCCCTCAGTGCCTGCGACAAAAGCCCGGCCGCTGAAACCAAGGCCCCTTTGGCCAAAGTACGTACCGAAGTCATCGCCACGGCGCCACTGACTGTCAATAACGAATTGAGTGGGCGCGTGGTCGCCCCGCGCGTGGCGCAAGTCAGTGCCCGGGTTGCAGGCGTGGTACTCAAACGTGTGTACACCGAAGGCAGCGAAGTCAAACAAGGCGATGTGCTGTTCCTGATTGACCCGGCGCCCTTCAAGGCCGACCTGGACAGCGCGCAGGCCGCGTTGAGCAAGGCACGGGCCGTTGCCTTGCAGGCAAAACTGCAGGATCAGCGCTACACCGAACTGATTGATATCAACGCCATCAGCCGCCAGGACCATGACAATGCGCGGGCGGCTGCACAGCAGGCCAATGCCGACGTTGCCGCCAACCTGGCCGCTGTTCAGCGAGCCAAGCTGAACCTTGGCTACGCCACCGTGACGGCCCCGATCTCGGGCCGCATTGGCCGTGCGCTGGTGACTGAGGGTGCACTGGTCGGCCAGGGCGAAGTCACGCCGATGGCACGCATCCAGCAACTGAACCCGATCCATGTCGACCTGACGCAGTCCACCCGCGACCTCGACAACCTGCGCGAAGCCTTCCGTGCTGGCGAACTGCAACAGGTCGGCAAACAGCAGGCCAAGGCCACATTGATTCGTGAAAACGGCAGCCTTTACCCGCTGCCGGGCAAGTTGCTGTTTACCGATGTGACGGTGGACCCGAGCACCGGGCAAATCATTCTGCGCAGCGAGTTCCCGAACCCCGACTACGACTTGCTGCCGGGCAGCTTTGTGCGGGTTCGCCTGGAGCAGGCGGTCAACAAGGAAGGCATCAGCGTGCCGCAGCGCGCGATCCTGCGTGACAGCGCCGGCATTGCCCAGGTGCTGTTGCTCGATGTCGAGAACCGTGTGCAGCTGCAGCCTGTGCAACTGGGCAGCGCCCACAATGATCGCTGGACCGTTAATGCAGGCCTCAAGGCCGGTGACCGCATCGTCATTGAGGGTGTGCAGCATGCACGCCCCGGCGAGCAAGTTCAGATCGATGACCCGACACTCCCTCTCGCACACTCCACGGATCAGTGA